CAGCAGGACCAGGGGATTCTCAAGCTCTGCGAGCACCGTGAGCAAAGCCGCCTCGGTGAGCGGCTCCGCACCCCGGTAGTGGGCCACCGCACCCTGATGACCGCGGCCATGCTGATCGAGCTCCCGCCGGCCGACACGAGAAACCGCTACGCCGACGTTGCGGGCCAGCGTCTCCAGCTCTCTAGCCCGTTTGTCGCCCCGTTCGCCGGACAGCTCGAGCAGCGTGACGTTGGCAGGGTCGTTGCTCAGCGCGCTGCGGACCGCATTGATCCCCAGAATTTTCTGGTCACCACCCGGCGCCATGCTCAGTCTTTATCGTCGGCAACGTGGATCTTAAAATCCACCTGGCGATCGTCGGTATCCACCCGCAGTACCTGCACCGTCACCTTGTCTCCCAGGCGATAGCTCATGCGGCGCTTATCGCCCGTGAGGGTGTGGCTCAGCGGATCGAAGTGGTAGTAGTCATTCGGCAGTGTGGTGACGTGCGCCAGACCGGACACCCCGAGTCCGTCGAGCTCGACAAACAGGCCGAACTCCCGCACGCCGGTCACCAGCCCGGTAAACACGTCACCCAGGTGAGACAGCATGTAGGCGCACTTCAGCCGCTCGTCGACGTCTCGGGAGGCATCCTCGGCGCGGCGCTCGGCCATGCTGGCGTGTTCGCACCGCCGCGCCAGGGCGGTTTGCTGATCGACATCGTCGGGGTCTGGCCGCGCGCTGCGCTCCGCCAGGGCGACCAGCGCCCGATGGACCAACAGATCGGGATAGCGGCGAATCGGCGAGGTGAAGTGGGCATACGCCTTCAGCGCCAGGCCAAAGTGACCGCCGTTTTTCGGGAGATAAACAGCCAGCGACTGTGACCGAAGAACCAGAGACTCGATCAGCGAGCGCTCGGGTCTGCCGCTGGCTTTTCGCAAAATGTCAGACAGGTGTTTGGGACGCAGGCGTTCAGCTGGCGGCAGCTTGATCGCCAGCTCCCCGAGCGCGCCGCGCAGCTCCTCAAGCTTGCGCTCCTGAGGCGGCGGATGCACGCGAAAAGCGGCCGGCAGCTCAGCTCGGTCCAGAGTGCGCGCCGCCTCCACGTTGGCGGCAATCATGCACTCCTCAATAATCTTGTGCGCGTCGTTGCGGGTGCTTGGCTCAATGTTGGCGACCTCGCCGTCATCATTAAACTTGAAGTACACCTCCCGACCACGGAAATCGATGGCGCCGCGCTTGCCGCGCTGGCTACGAAACGCTCGATAAACCTCGTGCAGCGCCGTCAGCGACTCAGCCACCGGGCCTTCCAGCTGCGGCGCGTCCCCCTGCTCATCCAGAAACGCCCAGGCTTCCTGGTAGGTCAAACGGGCGTGGGAGTGCATCACGGCGCGGAAAAACCGGCTCCGGGTCACCTTGCCATCCGCGCTGACCTGCATTTCGCACACCACACAAAGCCGGTCGACCTTCGGCCGCAGCGAGCAGATCACGTTGGACAGCTCCTCCGGCAGCATCGGGATCACCCGATTGGGGAAGTACACCGAGGTGCTGCGATGGGACGCCTCTCGGTCGAGCGCGGTGCCAGGCTTTACGTAGTGCGAGACGTCGGCGATAGCTACCGTCAAAGACCAGCCGCCGCGCGGCTTCTGGCGACAGTAGACGGCATCGTCAAAGTCTTTGGCGTCGAAGCCATCGATCGTCACCAGCGGCAGCTCGCGAAGGTCTTTGCGCCCGGCCCGGTCGGCTTTGCTGACGTGGTCGGGGATTGCGGCGGCCAGCACTTCCTTCGGCCACTCGTACGGAATGTCGTGACTGCGAATGGCCACCTCAACGGCCATGGGCGCGTTGATGCTGCGCCCGAGAACCTCCACTACGCGGCCCACCGCCTGGTGACGTCGATCGGGCTGTTCGGTGATTTCCAGGTAAACAAAGTCCCCGGATTTCGCCTCGCCGGTGGCGTCAGGCGGAATCAGAATGTCCTGGTTGATCCGTTTTTCATCGGCCGTGACAAACGCCACGCCCGACTCGCGGTAAAAGCGGCCGACGAGATGACTATTGGCGCGCTCCAGAACGCTGACGATTGCACCCTCCACGCGGTTGCGCCGGTCCAGCCCCTGGATTCGGGCCAGCACGCGGTCACCGTGAAGAACGCCCCGCATATGACGCGGTGAGAGATACCAGTCGTCGCCGCCTTCATCCAGCGCGAGGAAACCGAAGCCGTCAGGGTGGCCGATGACGCGACCGGCCTTCAGGTCCAGCTTCTGCGCCACGCCGTAGCCGCCGCGGCGGTTCTGGATCAGCTCGCCGTCCCGAACCATCGCGCGCAGGCGCCGGCGCAAAGCCTCCTGCGCCGCTTCGTCGGTGATGTCGAGCGCCTCAGCGATATGGCTGCGCTTCATCAGCTCACCGCGCTGCTCCAGCAGCAGCAGGATTGCCGCCCGGCTGGCGATGGGGTTTTCGTAGCGTCGCTTTTCTTCCGCTGCCCGGGGGTCAACAAATCGGGGCTTTGAGGTTTTCGAAGTTTTTTGGCGGGGTGCCATGGCCGGCATCTTACGGGTCCGTCAACCGAAGCACCAGCTCGCGGCCTCGGTTGTATCGGGTGTCGAGCTTCAGAAACGAAAAGGCCGCGGCAATTGCCGCGGCCCCTTTGGTTACCCGTGATCGACGGCTACCAGCGCTTCTCCCACTGCAGATACCACTCGCGGCCGAAGCTGTTGTAGTAGCCACCGGCGTTGATAAACCACGGCCAGTTGGCGTTGGTCGGATCGGTCGGCGGATCCTCGTCGAACATGTTGTTGATGCCCAGCTGGAACTGGCCGATCTCACCCCAGTCGTAGCGGAACGAGCCGTTGACCGTCAGGTAGTCGTCGACAAACTGGCCGCTAGGAACGCTGCCCGTTTCCGGATCTGAGAAGGCGTTGATGCCCGGCAGCTCGTCTACGTAAGCCGCGCGAATCGTCGCGCCAAACTCCTCGTAGTTCCAGTTGACGGTCAGGTTGTGGCGAAATTCCGGCAGCGATGCCAGCGACAGGTTCTCCACTTCCGGCTGCCCGTCGGCAAACTGGGTCTTGAGAGAATCGACGTACGTGGTTTCCCACTGGAAGGCGAACAGACCCCAGTCGTTGGTATCCAGGTCGTAACGCGCGGTGGCGTCGATGCCCCGGATCGACTGGGTCGACAGGTTGAGCGCCTGTGCCGAGATGTTCCCGCCCTGGAGCGTACCGACCGCATCCCGGGTAATCAGCGAACAGAAGCTGGCGTCCGGCGTACCCGTACTTAGGCCTGCACACTGGTTGAGGATGAACTGGCCGGAGGGCGCTGCGATGATGTTCTCCAGCTCCACGTCGTAGTAATCGACGGTAAAGGAGAGCGCGTCGAGCGGCTCCCACACCACGCCGATGTTGATACTTTCACCCTCTTCTTCTTCCAGGGCCGTGTTGGCACCGATCTGGATCTGAACGCTCTGCACGATGTCACAGGGGTCGCTCGAGTTGTTGGGATCCAAGCCACCCGGTGCGTTGGGATCACCACCGGCGGCAACGCACAGCGGCGAGTCCACCACGCTGGTGAAGGCCCGGGTGGTGGAACCGAACAGGCGCTGCAAATCGGGGGCGCGGAAGGTTGTCCCGTAGCTGGCACGCAGCAGCAGGTTATCCAGCGGCCGATACTGTAGTGCCGCCTTGCCGGTGGACGCGCTGCCCGTTTCGGAGGCGTCGTCGTAGTCATCGAAACGACCAGCCAGGTCGAGCGTCAGCTGAGAGAAAAGCGGCAGAGAGATCTCGGCACCAACCGCGAGACGATCGCGCTGGCCGCCGCCCGCGGACCCGCCGTCCGACGCATCCCCCGACAGGGTGATCGGATCGCGATTGTCGAAGAACTCCTGGTCTTCCCACTCAAACACGCCGGCGACAGCCACCGGCCCCGCGGGCATCTCCCACGGCAGGTAGCCGGAAATCTGGAAGTCGGCAAACCGGTTCGTGGACTCAGCGTCCGTGAAGGGTCGGAAGGATGTAGAGGCCACCACGCTGTCCGGAATTGGCTGGAATAGGTCGAGCCCTGCGTCCACCTGCGCCTCGAAGGCCGATAGGATGATCGATCCACCGCGCTGCGAGAAGAAGTCCTGCTTGTTGATGGAGTAGCCGGCCTCCCAGTCCCAGCCGTCACCCAAGGTGCCGCTGAGTCCAAACAGCCCGCCGAAAGTCTGCGTTTCGATGTCGGTGGTCCGAGGTCCGTACTCAAACAGCCGCCGGATGTAGACCGCCGGTCCGCCGTTGGGCCCGGTGATCAGACCGCCGTTGTTCGGCGAAACCGGGGTGGCGGACGCGCCGCCAAAAAGCGCGGTCCCGGAATAGGCAAACGGTTCGATCTGCACAAACGTATCGCCGCGGTTCCAGCGAACTTCGGCAAATGCCGACAGGTTTTCGCTTAAGGAGTGCTCCACGCGCCCGGCGAACGTGGTCCGCCGATTCTGCGGAAACAGCTGCCTGAACTGGGTGCGGTTGAAGCCACAGGTGTCCTGACCGAACAGCTGCCCGCCACCCGGCGAACCGGGCGGAATGCCCTCGGTCCCAATGGCGCCGGCCGCCGTGCCGCAGTTCGGGTCGGGCGTGATGCCGATACCGCCACCAGGCACCAGCTCAACGATGTTGGCGCCAAAGGTCGAGAAAACACCCCGGCCCAGCGGATCGGCGATGTCTGACGCAGCAAAATCGCGCTGGCTCGACATCAGCTCCTCGTTGTCGTCGTACTGCAGCGTGAAGTACACCGACGTGTCGTCGAACGCCTTACCCGCAACCAGCTCGGCCTGGCGGGTCTGGTAGCCGCCAGCATCCGTGTCGCCGGTGCGCAGCCGGGTGGAGATGCCGTCGAACTCGCGCCGCGTAATAATGTTGATCACGCCGCCGATGGCGTCTGAACCGTAGATCGCCGACGCGCCGTCGGTGAGTACCTCAATCCGCTGAATGATCGCGGTCGGGATGGAGGCGGTGTCGTAGAACTGGGTGGTTCCCCCCAGGCCCAGCGGGTAGACCGGCAGACGCCGGCCGTCCACCAGGATCAGCGTTCGACCGGTGCCGAAGCCCCGCAGGTTGACGCCCGACGCGCCCGGCGTGAATCCGAAAACAAATTGCTGGGACAGGCTGCCGCCCGTGTTCTGGGTCAGGCTGTCCAGTACGTCCTGGACCGTTCGATAACCCATGTCCTCAAACTCGGCACGCTCGAGCACGAGAACGGGGGTGGGTCCTTCGATGTCGCTGCGCTTCAGGCGCGAGCCAGTGACGGTTAGATCATCGAGTTCGGCGGTATCCGCCGCGTTGTCACCCTCAACCTGTGCCCCGGCGTCTAGCGCGAGGGTCAGGGAAATAGCCGCAGCCAGCGGCAACCGGATCCAGCGACGTGGATCAGTAGAGTTGGCACTCATACAGTAACTCCCATTGCTTTTTTCGTGGTCAACACCCGCAGCGGGCGCCGCGCCCCTGAGACGTATGCGGCGCCGCTGGGGCACGTTACGAAAAAACTAGTATGAACATCTTCGTATATCAATCGGTCGGTTGCGGGTCCTGCTGCGTGCGTGCCGTCGGGAGGTTTGAACGCCACCCGCTCGTGTGTTGCCGCGAGTGCGGAAAAGTGTTGCGTTATTTCCGATCCAGTTGCCGGAAATGCTGAATCGCGTGTCGTCAGGTAGTGCTGTTTCTTCGCCAACACGTCGTGGCGGGGTCGCGGCCGCCGAAAATCGGGTCTTTTCCGCAACGCCAAAATCACTATCGGCAACCTCGCGTGATCGAATCGCCGGGATCCTGCGGAAAAAAGAAACCACACCTGGGGCATTAGTCCGAAAAACCATCGGGCTATGTTCCGGTTGGAAAGTTTCTAACTAATTCAGTAACCTGCGATGACTTCAACAAGAACTACAAGCACTAGTGGATGTAAAAAAGGCCCTTAAAGCAGAAATCGAACGGGTGGCCCGGCGCCAAATCCGCCAGGAAACCGAATCGCTGAGAAAATCCGTAGCGCGCTATCGAGGGGACATCGCGGCGCTCAAACGGGAGCACAAAGCATTGCAGCGGCAGCTGCAGCGACTGACCAAATCAGCCCCACAACCGGCGGAGCCTGAACCCGAGAACGGGGCCAGGCAGATTCGGTTTGCGCCGGCATGGCTTAAAAAGCACCGCCAAAAGCTCGGCCTGACCGCTGCAGACTATGGTCGCCTCGTGGGCGTCCACCCGATCACCATCTATAACTGGGAACAGGGAAAGTCCAAGCCGCGAGCCGCACAGCTCAAGGCGCTGGCGGCAGTGCGAAGCCTGGGCAAGCGCGAGGCACAACGCAAGCTGACCAGCTGAGCGACGTCAGGGGACTGGCCGGTCCAGTCCCACTCCCTGCTACGTTAACCCTCCGGGACAACAATCCGGGGCGATTCCGATCGCCCCTTGCTTTCGTGAACGGATGCTGCTAATTTTTTAGCACATGCTAAAAAATTCGCACCAACTTACCCGACGCGAGCGGCAGATCATGGATGTGCTGCATCGGCTCGAAAACGCGAGCGCCAGAGACGTGCTGGACGCGCTGCCGAACCCGCCGTCCTATTCCACCGTCCGGGCGCTGCTCGCCCGGATGGTCCAGCGCAATCTCCTGACCTTTCACAGCGAGGGCAAACAGTACGTCTACCGACCGGTTGAACCACGCGCGCAGGCGCGGCTGCAGGCAACCCAGCATCTGGTTGACACGTTTTTTGCCAGGTCACCGGTAAAGGCCGCCAGCGCGCTGCTCGGGCTGGAGGAACAGCAGATCACCAGCGACGACATTGACGAGCTTAAAGCGCTACTGAACCGACTTGAGTCACGCCACCGGAAGCAAAACTCGTGAGCGGCCTGGATTTGATGGTGCTCGTGCTGCTGCTCAAGGGCCTGCTGCTTACTGGGCTCGCAGCTGCCGCCGCCTACCGTGGCAATCCGGCCCTCCGTGTCCGGCTGCTTCGGGGGTTGATGGTGACGCTCCTTGCGCTGCCCGCCCTCGCGCTGCTGGGAGAGATCGCTGGCCTCAGCCTGACGATCACAACAACCCAATCGGCGGGCGCGGACTATGTAAGTCAGCCCCTGACTCCTTCCCAGTCCGTCCCGGCCAGCAGCCCCGCAGCCGAATCGATCGTCACGGTTGGCTCGACCCTACCCTGGCTGCTGATGATCTGGTTTATCGGCGCCGTCGTGGGCTGGGTCCGGCTGCTGCTTCAGCTGCGCGCACTCCGAACGTTCCGTCGGGCAGCCCGGTTCGACCAGCTGCGGCCGGTTGGCGACCGCAGCGTTTGGATCGGTTGGAGTAACGCTGTTCTCAGCCCGGTAAGTTTCGGCTGGCGAAAACCGGTGGTATTGCTGCCAGACACCTGGCGCCAGCATCCAGACATGTCAGCGGACGACACCGAGCACGCCGTAGCGCACGAACTCGCCCACGTGGCGCGCGGCGACTGGCTGTGGCTGCTGGTCGTGCGCCTTGCAGCGGCGGCTCACTGGTGCAACCCGCTGCTGCCTCGGCTTTCGAGGCTGCTCGCGGAGGAGACCGAGATCGTGTGTGATCGCTCAGCGGTTACCGGACTCACCGACACCGCAGCGTATGCACGGACATTGCTCAAGGCCCTCACGGTGAGCCATTCCGCCGGCCCTTTGCGAAACACCCCGGTCAGCCCTGTGCTGGCCATGGCCGGCACCGACCAGTGGCGGCGACGTATCGAACAACTCTATTGTCGGGAGACTCCCATGC
This genomic window from Pseudomonadota bacterium contains:
- the rnr gene encoding ribonuclease R, which codes for MAPRQKTSKTSKPRFVDPRAAEEKRRYENPIASRAAILLLLEQRGELMKRSHIAEALDITDEAAQEALRRRLRAMVRDGELIQNRRGGYGVAQKLDLKAGRVIGHPDGFGFLALDEGGDDWYLSPRHMRGVLHGDRVLARIQGLDRRNRVEGAIVSVLERANSHLVGRFYRESGVAFVTADEKRINQDILIPPDATGEAKSGDFVYLEITEQPDRRHQAVGRVVEVLGRSINAPMAVEVAIRSHDIPYEWPKEVLAAAIPDHVSKADRAGRKDLRELPLVTIDGFDAKDFDDAVYCRQKPRGGWSLTVAIADVSHYVKPGTALDREASHRSTSVYFPNRVIPMLPEELSNVICSLRPKVDRLCVVCEMQVSADGKVTRSRFFRAVMHSHARLTYQEAWAFLDEQGDAPQLEGPVAESLTALHEVYRAFRSQRGKRGAIDFRGREVYFKFNDDGEVANIEPSTRNDAHKIIEECMIAANVEAARTLDRAELPAAFRVHPPPQERKLEELRGALGELAIKLPPAERLRPKHLSDILRKASGRPERSLIESLVLRSQSLAVYLPKNGGHFGLALKAYAHFTSPIRRYPDLLVHRALVALAERSARPDPDDVDQQTALARRCEHASMAERRAEDASRDVDERLKCAYMLSHLGDVFTGLVTGVREFGLFVELDGLGVSGLAHVTTLPNDYYHFDPLSHTLTGDKRRMSYRLGDKVTVQVLRVDTDDRQVDFKIHVADDKD
- a CDS encoding TonB-dependent receptor; this translates as MSANSTDPRRWIRLPLAAAISLTLALDAGAQVEGDNAADTAELDDLTVTGSRLKRSDIEGPTPVLVLERAEFEDMGYRTVQDVLDSLTQNTGGSLSQQFVFGFTPGASGVNLRGFGTGRTLILVDGRRLPVYPLGLGGTTQFYDTASIPTAIIQRIEVLTDGASAIYGSDAIGGVINIITRREFDGISTRLRTGDTDAGGYQTRQAELVAGKAFDDTSVYFTLQYDDNEELMSSQRDFAASDIADPLGRGVFSTFGANIVELVPGGGIGITPDPNCGTAAGAIGTEGIPPGSPGGGQLFGQDTCGFNRTQFRQLFPQNRRTTFAGRVEHSLSENLSAFAEVRWNRGDTFVQIEPFAYSGTALFGGASATPVSPNNGGLITGPNGGPAVYIRRLFEYGPRTTDIETQTFGGLFGLSGTLGDGWDWEAGYSINKQDFFSQRGGSIILSAFEAQVDAGLDLFQPIPDSVVASTSFRPFTDAESTNRFADFQISGYLPWEMPAGPVAVAGVFEWEDQEFFDNRDPITLSGDASDGGSAGGGQRDRLAVGAEISLPLFSQLTLDLAGRFDDYDDASETGSASTGKAALQYRPLDNLLLRASYGTTFRAPDLQRLFGSTTRAFTSVVDSPLCVAAGGDPNAPGGLDPNNSSDPCDIVQSVQIQIGANTALEEEEGESINIGVVWEPLDALSFTVDYYDVELENIIAAPSGQFILNQCAGLSTGTPDASFCSLITRDAVGTLQGGNISAQALNLSTQSIRGIDATARYDLDTNDWGLFAFQWETTYVDSLKTQFADGQPEVENLSLASLPEFRHNLTVNWNYEEFGATIRAAYVDELPGINAFSDPETGSVPSGQFVDDYLTVNGSFRYDWGEIGQFQLGINNMFDEDPPTDPTNANWPWFINAGGYYNSFGREWYLQWEKRW
- a CDS encoding BlaI/MecI/CopY family transcriptional regulator, whose amino-acid sequence is MLKNSHQLTRRERQIMDVLHRLENASARDVLDALPNPPSYSTVRALLARMVQRNLLTFHSEGKQYVYRPVEPRAQARLQATQHLVDTFFARSPVKAASALLGLEEQQITSDDIDELKALLNRLESRHRKQNS
- a CDS encoding M56 family metallopeptidase, with the protein product MSGLDLMVLVLLLKGLLLTGLAAAAAYRGNPALRVRLLRGLMVTLLALPALALLGEIAGLSLTITTTQSAGADYVSQPLTPSQSVPASSPAAESIVTVGSTLPWLLMIWFIGAVVGWVRLLLQLRALRTFRRAARFDQLRPVGDRSVWIGWSNAVLSPVSFGWRKPVVLLPDTWRQHPDMSADDTEHAVAHELAHVARGDWLWLLVVRLAAAAHWCNPLLPRLSRLLAEETEIVCDRSAVTGLTDTAAYARTLLKALTVSHSAGPLRNTPVSPVLAMAGTDQWRRRIEQLYCRETPMQRFSLKLTLAAGIALPLAIGQLSFAQTEPAPAPEAAVAPAPDSVSSPVAPTTPVAADAPVPQAAAAPTAAPTAASVPAAAPRPSVAPAPEAQAEARRAEAARRSEAAAAERAEVRSEAATLRARAVEMREAEKAQVRAAQAEVRARQEEMRASREEARLARDEARRANQAALREQERLSRQLEQLQARIAEIEAELAASKERDSER
- a CDS encoding helix-turn-helix transcriptional regulator: MARRQIRQETESLRKSVARYRGDIAALKREHKALQRQLQRLTKSAPQPAEPEPENGARQIRFAPAWLKKHRQKLGLTAADYGRLVGVHPITIYNWEQGKSKPRAAQLKALAAVRSLGKREAQRKLTS